Proteins encoded together in one Thermoproteales archaeon window:
- the gap gene encoding type I glyceraldehyde-3-phosphate dehydrogenase, whose amino-acid sequence MTIKVAINGFGRIGRLFYRAALKDPDFMKRFEVVAVNDLTKPEMLAHLLKYDSIHGILKNEIKAKEDAIVVDGNEIKVFQIPDPAKLPWKELGIDIVLESTGRFRDRENASKHISAGAKRVIISAPAKEPDITVVIGVNHKLYDPSKHYIISNASCTTNALAPVVKVLNEKFGIVKGLMTTTHAYTNDQRLLDLVHKDLRRARAAALSIIPTTTGAAKAIGLVLPELKGKLDGMALRVPVADGSIIDLVAELKQEVTKEEVNEAFRKAAEGELKGILEYTEEPLVSVDIIGNPHSSIVDGLSTYAIGNMVKVLSWYDNEWGFSCRLVDLMKYMADVGL is encoded by the coding sequence ATGACAATAAAAGTAGCAATAAATGGTTTTGGGAGAATAGGAAGATTGTTTTACAGGGCAGCTTTAAAAGACCCAGACTTTATGAAAAGATTTGAAGTAGTTGCAGTAAATGATTTAACAAAGCCTGAGATGTTGGCTCACCTGCTTAAATACGACTCTATACACGGTATTCTGAAGAATGAGATTAAAGCTAAAGAGGACGCGATTGTAGTCGATGGGAATGAAATCAAAGTTTTCCAAATTCCCGACCCGGCCAAATTACCGTGGAAAGAACTGGGAATTGACATTGTCTTAGAATCTACTGGAAGATTTCGAGATAGAGAGAACGCGTCTAAGCACATCAGCGCCGGCGCTAAAAGAGTTATCATTTCAGCTCCAGCTAAAGAGCCAGATATAACAGTCGTTATAGGAGTAAATCATAAGCTGTATGATCCAAGCAAACACTACATAATTTCAAATGCTTCGTGCACCACGAACGCGCTAGCGCCAGTCGTTAAAGTTCTAAACGAGAAATTCGGAATTGTTAAAGGTTTAATGACTACAACGCACGCTTACACAAATGACCAGAGACTACTTGATCTAGTCCATAAAGACCTGAGAAGAGCTAGAGCTGCTGCACTATCTATAATTCCGACAACTACCGGAGCGGCGAAAGCCATAGGGCTCGTGCTTCCAGAATTAAAAGGAAAACTTGATGGAATGGCATTAAGAGTTCCAGTTGCAGACGGTTCAATAATAGATCTCGTTGCTGAATTAAAGCAGGAAGTCACTAAAGAAGAAGTAAATGAAGCATTTAGAAAAGCCGCTGAAGGAGAGCTAAAAGGCATACTTGAGTATACTGAAGAACCATTAGTATCTGTAGATATAATAGGCAATCCGCATTCATCGATCGTTGACGGATTAAGCACGTATGCTATTGGAAATATGGTAAAAGTTTTATCTTGGTACGACAATGAGTGGGGCTTCAGTTGCAGACTCGTAGACCTAATGAAATATATGGCGGATGTAGGGTTATAA